A DNA window from Geovibrio ferrireducens contains the following coding sequences:
- a CDS encoding antitoxin produces the protein MSYAKVFKSGNSQAVRLPKEYSFDVEKVRIKKIGSMIILVPEGDVWENFRLSLDMFDSSFMSERNQPEIQEREVF, from the coding sequence ATGAGCTATGCAAAGGTTTTTAAAAGCGGAAACAGTCAGGCTGTGCGGCTTCCAAAGGAATACAGTTTTGATGTTGAGAAAGTTCGTATAAAGAAAATAGGCAGCATGATCATTCTGGTGCCAGAAGGCGATGTCTGGGAAAATTTCAGGCTCTCTCTTGATATGTTTGACAGCTCATTTATGAGTGAGAGAAACCAGCCTGAAATTCAGGAAAGAGAGGTCTTTTAA
- the vapC gene encoding type II toxin-antitoxin system tRNA(fMet)-specific endonuclease VapC gives MLDTNICIYIIKQKPMEIVDKFQSFPLGSIGISVITLAELEYGVSKSQSIQKNRDALALFVTPLEILDFDNAAAAVYGEIRAELEKKGNIIGSMDMLIAAHAVSVNATLVTNNTKEFERIKKLKLENWAQK, from the coding sequence ATGCTGGATACGAACATCTGCATTTATATCATTAAGCAGAAGCCTATGGAAATTGTTGATAAGTTTCAGTCATTCCCTCTGGGTTCAATCGGCATTTCCGTTATAACCCTTGCTGAACTTGAATACGGTGTAAGTAAAAGTCAGAGCATTCAAAAAAACAGAGACGCCTTAGCACTGTTTGTGACGCCGCTTGAGATTCTGGATTTTGACAATGCAGCAGCGGCTGTTTATGGAGAAATACGAGCCGAACTTGAAAAAAAAGGAAATATCATAGGTTCAATGGATATGCTCATAGCCGCTCATGCAGTTTCAGTTAATGCAACTTTGGTAACAAATAACACAAAGGAATTTGAGAGAATAAAAAAACTGAAACTCGAAAACTGGGCGCAGAAATAG
- a CDS encoding DEAD/DEAH box helicase family protein, which yields MSPIRNNSNNRMYANTNKQDLAEHLFAVGYIASKIISVSVPEDEKLCESTYYGGALHDIGKVEPVYSKWVSDNLSKSFLEIPEDGEHINKQSLFEKHPRHNEISFLLFVLQARSDKINQENLERIKHAIFWHHAKPIRKADFQDAATIFSMLLKNIGENELNNLFILSSDIVDNVNSIADDYGYPNRLPDFHRTQDKVPFASLDGMKLPEYKQYSKRSSFLDYRRTILKNAKNSLIRSSVISADRIVSALKNEELSWFIKNKSLHKLVENIFSHKSNIREHIENCIKGFEARYPFNNRNVLQSEAAGKLSLSGNISVLNGPAGCGKTKIALEWAKLTNADKIVWVCPRIHVCMGLLNDLSSNDYLPGISIEINTGEFKYLIKNGKKQQIEHSEQFSGDIVITTVDQIINTITTHNHVTSLNQFMNSHVIFDEFHELINLPGINLLFMELIECKKLKGKYAHTLLVSATPHYLFVKDVLDIDCEDVIGIESFNSNPYRIQFVEYDESAHDDLNPFYSKPLKDTFVISNTATTAQISFIMNHKNENSLLLHSKFLKKDRDNLFDKVYQNFCYGGTKKYDVVRSGPIIQASLNISCSAMISEFTTAENFLQRLGRLDRFGESTAENIYIYAAPEGILKGGQKSRCARFLNSQNCFGSAVRWYQFIKNRITNKSVTIKELYEIYNEFYQDKSSNEIIQEDLLMSFNTGIELINTKILDPVSFPETKKVKIKIKKYSLRGENRFVQMAVCSAASLQSIEYKNDYAVSEEDNADFLTAPMHVICGNGDSRKNLLTFMAKKHHNIKGTKKSYNDNSLLNNARKQTEPIYLSYTPEDLNKINSAPHPNSIYYVMSDTQPVGYLDISKISGKGD from the coding sequence ATGTCACCTATAAGAAATAATTCCAATAACAGAATGTACGCAAATACAAATAAACAGGATTTAGCTGAGCATCTTTTTGCTGTTGGCTATATTGCATCCAAAATTATATCTGTTTCTGTCCCGGAAGATGAAAAACTATGCGAATCAACATATTACGGAGGAGCACTCCACGATATTGGAAAAGTTGAACCTGTATACTCCAAATGGGTTTCTGATAATTTGTCGAAGAGTTTTTTGGAAATACCGGAAGATGGGGAGCACATAAACAAACAATCTCTTTTTGAAAAACATCCGAGACATAACGAAATATCATTTTTGCTTTTTGTACTTCAGGCTCGTTCTGACAAAATTAACCAAGAAAATCTTGAACGAATAAAGCATGCTATATTCTGGCACCACGCAAAACCCATAAGAAAGGCTGATTTTCAGGATGCAGCAACAATCTTTAGTATGCTATTGAAAAATATAGGAGAAAATGAACTAAATAATTTGTTTATTTTATCATCTGATATTGTTGATAATGTGAATTCAATAGCAGACGATTACGGATATCCAAATAGATTACCTGATTTCCACAGAACACAAGATAAAGTTCCTTTTGCATCTTTAGATGGTATGAAGCTTCCTGAATATAAGCAATACAGTAAAAGATCATCCTTTTTAGATTATAGACGCACGATTCTCAAAAATGCAAAAAATAGTCTTATACGGTCTTCTGTAATTTCAGCAGACAGAATAGTTTCTGCTCTTAAGAATGAGGAACTAAGCTGGTTTATCAAAAATAAATCTTTGCATAAATTAGTTGAAAATATATTTAGCCATAAGTCAAATATTAGAGAACATATAGAAAATTGTATCAAAGGGTTTGAGGCAAGATATCCTTTTAACAATAGGAACGTTTTGCAGTCCGAAGCCGCAGGAAAACTTTCATTATCTGGAAATATTTCAGTACTGAATGGTCCTGCCGGGTGTGGAAAAACGAAGATTGCGTTAGAGTGGGCGAAATTAACAAATGCCGATAAAATAGTATGGGTTTGCCCGCGAATTCATGTTTGTATGGGTCTGTTAAATGACTTATCGTCAAATGATTATCTTCCAGGAATTTCTATCGAAATTAATACTGGAGAATTCAAGTACTTAATTAAAAACGGAAAGAAACAGCAGATAGAACATTCTGAACAGTTTTCAGGTGATATTGTTATAACCACAGTTGACCAAATAATTAACACTATAACAACTCATAATCACGTAACCAGTCTGAATCAATTTATGAATTCTCATGTTATTTTTGATGAATTTCATGAACTTATTAATCTTCCAGGAATTAATCTTCTTTTTATGGAGTTGATTGAATGTAAAAAACTCAAAGGGAAATATGCTCATACGCTTCTAGTTTCTGCAACCCCTCACTATCTTTTTGTTAAAGATGTTCTGGATATAGATTGTGAAGACGTAATAGGAATAGAGAGTTTTAACTCAAACCCATACCGTATTCAATTTGTTGAATACGATGAAAGCGCGCATGATGATTTAAACCCATTTTATAGCAAACCATTAAAAGATACCTTCGTTATCAGCAACACCGCAACAACGGCTCAAATCAGTTTCATTATGAATCATAAAAATGAGAATTCTCTTCTTCTTCATTCAAAATTTCTGAAAAAGGATAGAGATAACCTATTTGATAAGGTATATCAAAATTTTTGTTATGGCGGTACGAAGAAATATGATGTTGTGCGTAGTGGACCGATAATTCAGGCATCACTAAACATAAGCTGTTCTGCAATGATTTCAGAATTCACAACTGCTGAAAATTTTCTGCAAAGATTAGGCAGGTTAGATAGATTCGGTGAAAGTACAGCAGAAAATATCTACATCTATGCAGCCCCGGAAGGCATTTTAAAAGGAGGACAAAAGAGTAGATGCGCTCGTTTTCTGAATTCACAGAATTGTTTTGGTTCTGCTGTACGATGGTATCAGTTTATCAAAAATAGAATTACTAATAAGTCTGTCACTATCAAAGAATTATACGAAATATACAACGAATTCTATCAAGATAAAAGTTCAAACGAAATTATTCAGGAAGATTTGCTTATGTCTTTTAATACAGGTATTGAGCTCATTAATACAAAAATTCTCGATCCTGTTTCTTTTCCTGAAACAAAAAAAGTGAAAATAAAAATTAAAAAGTACTCTTTAAGAGGAGAAAACAGGTTTGTACAAATGGCAGTTTGTTCTGCGGCTTCTTTACAGAGTATAGAGTATAAAAATGACTACGCTGTAAGTGAAGAAGACAACGCTGATTTCCTCACAGCTCCTATGCATGTTATATGTGGAAATGGAGACAGCAGGAAAAATCTTTTAACTTTTATGGCAAAAAAACACCATAATATCAAAGGAACAAAGAAATCATATAACGATAATTCGTTACTTAATAATGCCAGAAAACAAACTGAACCCATCTATCTTAGTTATACACCAGAAGATCTTAACAAAATAAATTCAGCACCGCATCCTAATTCAATTTATTATGTCATGTCTGATACTCAGCCTGTTGGCTATTTAGATATCAGTAAAATTAGTGGAAAAGGAGATTAG